A genome region from Dendrosporobacter quercicolus includes the following:
- a CDS encoding sigma-54-dependent Fis family transcriptional regulator, which translates to MDNYDRMKNSYYKEWEKFTQTGDCAPDIIRPMILASWKRCRAQGLDPYDSKNYYVEASQKFDKVLSRNQFLITVAKPHLDILAQILEGTGFIGLLASKEGYVLDAVGNPELVREAAKEFIRPGAKRMESVAGTTAIALCIRHKEAVQVLGAEHYSSNYHDWTCYAAPIFGELGELAGVLNLSGDDRFIQKHTFGIVIALAKAIEDAIQLRSINNYLYTCIESSEYGMAILDNNYNVKHLNKNLQKYSLHTIQELLDQPVNRVLLSDPPLEKLLESDNKFFEKSVLAKNRDNKYISLLINIQSVFNEEGELIGKLIITKEKKELHRLVHRMVGAYATFTFGNILGKSEKILRSIDLAKRVAQTSARVLIQGESGTGKELFAQAIHNASPLRGGPFIGINCSAIPSELMESELFGYNEGAFSGARKGGMPGKFELADGGTIFLDEIDSIPHEMQIKLLRVLEENKITRVGGNVVLPVNVRIIAASGKNLGDLVRQGHIRLDLYYRINTIIIEIPPLRNRKEDIPLLAEHIIVLNCEKLGLKKKVMSAGFLAALMHYDWPGNIRELGNTIERAIIISGESGMLDVHCLEIGFSKNQLFRNTGLEKGKVSEVKTLWQIEREAIEEVLKLTGNNYVMAAQLLGIHRNTLRNKLKEYK; encoded by the coding sequence ATGGACAATTACGATAGAATGAAAAATTCTTATTATAAAGAATGGGAAAAATTTACGCAAACGGGTGATTGCGCTCCGGACATTATTCGACCGATGATACTTGCGTCCTGGAAACGATGCCGGGCACAGGGGCTTGATCCTTATGACAGTAAAAACTATTACGTTGAAGCTTCTCAAAAGTTTGATAAAGTGTTGAGCCGGAACCAGTTCCTGATTACAGTGGCCAAGCCTCATCTGGACATTTTGGCTCAAATTCTTGAAGGGACCGGGTTCATCGGATTGCTTGCCAGCAAAGAAGGGTATGTGCTGGATGCTGTAGGAAATCCGGAGCTGGTGAGGGAGGCCGCAAAGGAGTTTATCAGGCCGGGAGCAAAACGGATGGAGTCTGTGGCCGGTACTACGGCCATTGCCCTCTGTATTAGGCATAAGGAAGCTGTGCAGGTATTGGGTGCTGAACACTACTCAAGCAATTATCACGATTGGACTTGTTATGCGGCCCCAATATTCGGCGAACTTGGCGAATTGGCAGGTGTTTTGAATTTAAGCGGTGATGATCGCTTTATTCAAAAACATACCTTTGGAATTGTCATTGCCCTGGCAAAGGCGATAGAAGATGCTATTCAACTTCGTTCAATCAACAATTATCTCTATACTTGTATTGAAAGCTCTGAATACGGCATGGCAATTCTGGATAACAACTACAATGTCAAGCATTTAAATAAAAATCTGCAAAAATATAGCCTGCATACCATTCAAGAATTATTGGATCAACCGGTTAATCGTGTTTTGCTTTCCGACCCGCCGTTAGAAAAGCTATTGGAATCGGATAACAAGTTTTTTGAGAAAAGCGTTCTCGCAAAAAATAGAGACAATAAATATATCAGCCTTTTGATTAATATCCAGTCGGTATTTAATGAAGAAGGCGAATTGATTGGCAAGCTGATTATTACCAAAGAAAAAAAAGAACTGCATCGCCTGGTTCATCGCATGGTAGGCGCCTACGCCACATTTACGTTTGGCAATATTCTGGGGAAAAGCGAAAAAATTCTTCGCTCCATTGACTTGGCCAAAAGAGTTGCTCAAACTAGTGCCAGAGTACTCATTCAAGGCGAAAGCGGCACCGGAAAGGAATTGTTTGCGCAGGCGATCCATAACGCCAGCCCTTTGCGCGGCGGGCCTTTTATCGGTATTAATTGCAGCGCCATCCCCTCAGAACTTATGGAGAGCGAACTGTTTGGCTATAATGAAGGCGCCTTTTCCGGGGCAAGAAAAGGCGGGATGCCTGGAAAGTTTGAGCTTGCCGATGGCGGAACAATATTTCTTGATGAAATCGACAGCATCCCTCATGAGATGCAAATAAAATTATTGAGAGTACTGGAAGAAAACAAAATCACCAGAGTCGGCGGAAATGTTGTTTTACCTGTCAATGTACGAATTATCGCAGCAAGCGGCAAAAATTTGGGGGACTTAGTCAGGCAAGGGCATATACGGCTTGATTTATATTATCGAATTAACACCATTATCATAGAGATTCCTCCGCTCAGGAACCGCAAGGAGGATATTCCTCTGTTGGCGGAACATATTATTGTACTTAACTGTGAAAAGCTGGGGTTGAAGAAAAAGGTAATGTCGGCGGGTTTTTTAGCGGCGTTAATGCATTATGACTGGCCGGGAAATATTCGCGAACTTGGCAATACGATTGAGCGGGCGATTATCATTTCCGGTGAATCGGGTATGTTGGACGTACATTGTTTAGAAATCGGCTTTTCCAAAAATCAGCTATTTAGAAACACCGGATTGGAAAAAGGAAAAGTTTCTGAAGTAAAAACATTATGGCAAATTGAACGGGAGGCTATTGAGGAGGTTCTCAAACTAACCGGCAATAATTATGTCATGGCTGCTCAATTGTTGGGTATACACCGCAATACACTGCGCAATAAGTTGAAGGAATACAAATAA
- a CDS encoding Bug family tripartite tricarboxylate transporter substrate binding protein produces MKLRKSIVLSLMLLCSVGLIGGCGTKETLATAAEKYPEKAITLIVPYAPGGTSDMMARAIGKVAYKHLGQNIIIKNVPGAGGILGWNELVESGDDGYTLGTVDASTLLQSLYGTTPYHYPSAIDPLVQIMELPVIAAVRSDCPWNSLTELVDYAKQHPHAIKFGHSGLGSANHLVGEMIAQNTGIVLDQVPFKGASESLAALLGGHVQLMFAAPPAIQEHVKSGAVKVIGVGAAKRMNDYLFSSAPTFQEQGVDVVFSFFVGIAAHKGMPPEIKAKLLAGLEKTVNDPEYIENMKKLGMEVNYVEHREFLKNWLVDTKKITKVVKESGIAEKIAAQKK; encoded by the coding sequence ATGAAACTGAGAAAATCAATTGTGCTATCCTTAATGTTATTATGCTCGGTGGGTCTGATTGGCGGCTGCGGAACGAAAGAAACGCTGGCGACTGCTGCCGAGAAGTATCCGGAGAAAGCAATTACGCTGATTGTGCCTTATGCCCCAGGAGGTACTTCCGATATGATGGCTAGAGCGATAGGGAAAGTAGCTTATAAACATCTGGGACAGAATATCATCATAAAAAATGTACCAGGCGCCGGCGGGATTTTGGGCTGGAATGAGTTGGTGGAATCGGGGGATGACGGCTATACCTTAGGGACAGTGGATGCAAGCACATTATTACAGTCGCTTTATGGGACAACCCCGTATCACTATCCTTCGGCCATTGATCCACTAGTGCAAATTATGGAGCTGCCGGTTATTGCGGCTGTTCGTTCCGATTGTCCGTGGAACAGTCTAACCGAGTTAGTGGATTACGCTAAACAGCATCCCCACGCTATTAAATTTGGACATAGCGGGTTAGGGAGCGCAAATCATCTTGTCGGCGAAATGATTGCGCAAAATACCGGAATTGTCTTGGATCAAGTACCTTTTAAAGGCGCCTCGGAATCATTGGCTGCTCTATTGGGCGGACATGTTCAGTTAATGTTTGCTGCTCCGCCTGCTATACAAGAACATGTAAAAAGCGGTGCAGTGAAAGTCATTGGTGTTGGAGCCGCAAAGCGAATGAACGATTATCTTTTCAGCAGTGCGCCCACCTTTCAGGAACAGGGAGTAGATGTGGTATTCAGCTTCTTTGTGGGCATTGCGGCTCATAAAGGTATGCCGCCGGAAATAAAAGCTAAGCTGTTAGCTGGGCTTGAAAAAACAGTGAATGATCCTGAGTACATAGAAAATATGAAAAAGCTAGGCATGGAAGTCAACTATGTAGAACATCGAGAATTTTTAAAAAATTGGCTTGTTGATACTAAAAAAATCACGAAGGTAGTTAAAGAATCCGGAATTGCAGAAAAAATAGCAGCGCAGAAAAAGTGA
- a CDS encoding cupin domain-containing protein: MNKVSLSQKFSSFNDFWSPKIVGELNDSHIKLVKLKGEFDWHHHDNEDELFLVVKGQLLIKFIDNEISLNEGEFIVIPKGVDHLPVAQEEVQVVLIEPKGTLNTGNVITEKTKQTLETI, translated from the coding sequence TTGAATAAGGTTAGTCTATCGCAGAAATTCAGCTCATTCAATGATTTCTGGAGTCCCAAAATAGTTGGAGAGTTAAACGATTCTCATATCAAGTTGGTAAAATTAAAAGGAGAGTTTGATTGGCACCATCATGATAATGAAGATGAATTATTCCTTGTAGTAAAAGGGCAACTGCTAATCAAATTTATAGATAATGAGATTTCGCTGAATGAAGGTGAATTTATTGTTATTCCTAAAGGAGTCGATCATCTTCCAGTAGCACAAGAGGAAGTTCAGGTTGTTTTAATTGAACCGAAAGGAACCCTGAATACAGGCAATGTGATAACAGAAAAGACGAAGCAAACATTAGAAACGATATGA